Proteins from a single region of Nitrososphaerota archaeon:
- a CDS encoding MFS transporter, with protein sequence MEYKWKALSVTSLGALMAAVDSTVVLLALFPMAADLKSDFVTMIWVIVAYLVVNTALVLSLGRLADMYGRKRLYNVGFVIFTAGSALCGLAPTGLTLVAFRVVQGTGAALITSNAFAILSEAFPRNETGRAFGLQAVVWGLGNVLGIILGGVIITFTSWRWIFLINVPIGIFATVWAYRTLRTVKPLGQRGSFDVPAAATFTAGLLSLLVGISWGLLYAWHDAITIGALVLSPAFFAAFVAWEVKYSKDPILDLAFFRNRTFAFSIFAALFQSLAFFSVNFLLLFYLEGIAGLPVLTASYLIIPFAVAGAIIGPLGGALSDRFGFRRISAVGLLITAASLFLFSRLVVNTTLLQIGVLEAFSGVGLAFFWPSNTSAIMSSTPPDKYGVGSGAMNTFRNTGMILSFALSLTAATAVIPARIVYQLFIGNLSGKLSPAYASSYLSGQSFAFEISAFLVLVALAFVLLSGERRGWSHGDAGSKESVRTPADAPLEAPESG encoded by the coding sequence ATGGAGTACAAGTGGAAAGCGCTTTCGGTCACGTCGCTGGGCGCCCTAATGGCTGCCGTGGACAGCACCGTCGTGCTCCTTGCCCTCTTCCCGATGGCAGCAGACCTGAAGTCTGACTTCGTGACTATGATTTGGGTGATCGTAGCCTACCTTGTCGTCAACACCGCCCTCGTCCTCAGTCTCGGGAGGCTCGCCGACATGTACGGTAGAAAGCGCCTTTACAACGTGGGGTTCGTGATATTCACTGCCGGGTCTGCCCTCTGCGGCCTGGCCCCGACTGGGCTGACGCTTGTCGCCTTCCGGGTGGTCCAGGGGACCGGGGCCGCCCTCATAACTTCGAACGCCTTCGCCATCCTGTCTGAGGCCTTCCCGCGCAACGAGACTGGTCGGGCGTTCGGCCTGCAGGCGGTCGTCTGGGGCCTGGGGAACGTCCTCGGGATCATCCTCGGAGGCGTCATAATCACTTTCACCTCCTGGAGGTGGATTTTCCTGATCAACGTCCCCATAGGGATCTTCGCCACGGTGTGGGCCTACAGAACCCTCAGGACGGTCAAGCCGCTGGGGCAGCGGGGCTCCTTCGACGTCCCCGCCGCCGCGACCTTCACCGCCGGGCTCCTCTCCCTGCTTGTCGGGATAAGCTGGGGGCTGCTCTACGCCTGGCATGACGCCATAACGATAGGCGCCCTCGTGCTCTCGCCCGCCTTCTTCGCCGCTTTCGTCGCCTGGGAGGTCAAGTACAGCAAAGACCCCATACTGGATCTCGCTTTCTTCAGGAACAGGACCTTCGCGTTTTCGATCTTTGCGGCCTTGTTCCAGTCCCTGGCGTTCTTCAGCGTCAACTTCCTCCTCCTGTTCTATCTCGAAGGGATAGCCGGCCTTCCGGTGCTCACTGCGTCTTATCTAATCATACCATTCGCAGTCGCGGGGGCGATAATCGGTCCCCTGGGAGGAGCGCTCTCAGACAGGTTCGGTTTCCGGCGGATCTCTGCCGTGGGTCTCCTCATCACTGCGGCTTCCCTTTTTCTTTTCAGCCGGCTTGTGGTGAACACCACGCTCCTCCAGATAGGGGTCTTGGAAGCGTTTTCGGGGGTGGGGCTCGCGTTCTTCTGGCCTTCGAACACGTCTGCGATCATGTCTTCGACCCCACCTGACAAGTACGGCGTTGGGTCCGGGGCAATGAACACCTTCAGGAACACGGGGATGATCTTGAGCTTCGCCCTCTCTCTGACGGCTGCGACCGCGGTCATTCCGGCCCGGATAGTCTATCAGCTCTTCATAGGGAACCTCTCGGGGAAGCTTTCCCCCGCCTACGCCAGCTCGTACCTCTCCGGCCAGAGCTTCGCCTTCGAGATATCGGCGTTTCTGGTCCTTGTCGCCCTGGCGTTCGTCCTCCTGAGCGGCGAACGTAGGGGGTGGTCGCACGGGGACGCCGGAAGTAAAGAGTCTGTCCGGACGCCGGCCGACGCGCCCCTCGAAGCCCCTGAGAGCGGTTAA
- a CDS encoding membrane dipeptidase has protein sequence MVVDLHEDIGYYYLMGGSTPFDQNLRGRQADIPKYKAAGMKVVLGSIFPMVGSLNRRKIDAMQKMYGYWSSSSALVAPRDVAIELIKIYYSLEELYPDHLKIVRTKEDLESLGKRVGIVLHIEGCEALGEPEDLRVFFNLGVRSIGLTWNYDNKFAASCLSTKDYGLTGEGEALVALADKLGVMVDLSHASPKTSSDALNVAVLSPFFSHSDSAGVQSNRRNISDDLVRETGRRGGIVGLTFIRSCIGRPFTAARLADHAKRFVKVGGPAAPALGTDFLGMSRAPEGMGDISRVGKFRRALVEAGIPTGQAEAIMHANAYRFIIEHSSHW, from the coding sequence ATGGTCGTAGACCTCCACGAAGACATAGGCTACTATTATCTGATGGGTGGCTCCACGCCGTTCGACCAGAACCTCAGGGGCCGCCAGGCCGACATCCCGAAATACAAGGCAGCCGGGATGAAGGTCGTCCTGGGTTCCATCTTCCCTATGGTCGGGAGCCTGAACAGAAGGAAGATCGACGCCATGCAGAAGATGTATGGATACTGGTCTTCGTCGTCGGCGCTTGTAGCCCCCCGTGACGTAGCCATCGAACTGATCAAGATCTACTACTCGCTTGAAGAGCTCTATCCTGACCACCTCAAGATAGTGAGGACGAAGGAGGATTTGGAGTCCCTGGGGAAGAGGGTGGGGATCGTTCTGCACATCGAAGGATGCGAAGCTCTGGGCGAGCCTGAAGACCTCAGGGTGTTCTTCAACCTGGGAGTCCGTTCCATAGGACTGACCTGGAACTACGACAACAAATTCGCAGCCTCTTGCCTCTCCACCAAGGACTACGGGCTCACCGGCGAAGGCGAAGCTCTCGTCGCGCTGGCAGACAAGCTCGGCGTCATGGTCGACCTTTCGCATGCCTCGCCGAAGACGTCGTCCGACGCGCTGAACGTCGCCGTCCTCTCACCCTTCTTCAGCCACTCCGACTCAGCAGGAGTACAGTCCAACCGGAGAAACATCTCGGACGACCTGGTACGCGAGACTGGAAGGAGGGGCGGAATAGTCGGGCTCACCTTCATCCGGAGCTGCATCGGTCGTCCGTTCACCGCCGCTAGGCTCGCGGATCACGCCAAGCGCTTCGTCAAGGTCGGCGGCCCGGCCGCACCCGCCCTGGGGACCGACTTTCTGGGTATGTCGAGAGCCCCTGAGGGGATGGGCGACATATCAAGGGTGGGGAAGTTCCGGAGAGCCCTGGTCGAAGCGGGGATCCCTACAGGCCAAGCGGAAGCGATCATGCACGCCAATGCCTACAGGTTCATCATAGAACACTCGTCGCACTGGTGA
- a CDS encoding serine hydrolase codes for MVAFDAQRFDDLVFAKMSETKIPSVSAAVINDGELVHARGFGWKDATGASPATPRTLYGIGSVTKSFVALAVGKLVESGNMDFHDPITKFVPLKQRAWEGVEIHHLLSHTSGIPGLGSLEVILFSAFREYHHWLPIASFDDMASFLDGVDDWAVSRPGVKMHYLNEGFVLLGEAISRASGRRWFDYLRSEILAPLEMKRTFLDKLDISADIDVATPYAIRGAKLTPTPVPYGSDAAGGIMSCAADLSNYVTMLINGGEFKGKRVISMDTLSKMEAPYAKWPIENYGGDSYGYGLLTIPDFHGHKIVRHGGSVDVYTSDMEYVRDTGSGVVLLSNGTGYSMGLLGMSAVSLLLGVNPGELRAVKLERLLKKLEGQYMTYKGTLVAEVKRVGSFLMLSGEDIGNNVVLVPDGEEGDEARFFTLEGAARMEVVFKFDQHGVELFFERYRYRRSGPMPPRVETTWPS; via the coding sequence ATGGTAGCTTTCGACGCCCAGAGGTTCGACGACCTGGTCTTCGCGAAGATGAGCGAGACCAAGATTCCCAGCGTGTCTGCAGCGGTCATTAATGACGGGGAGCTGGTGCACGCGAGGGGTTTCGGATGGAAGGACGCCACAGGCGCCAGCCCAGCGACCCCGCGGACACTCTACGGCATAGGCTCCGTCACAAAGTCATTCGTCGCCCTCGCTGTCGGCAAGCTCGTCGAATCAGGCAATATGGACTTCCACGACCCGATAACCAAGTTCGTCCCGCTCAAGCAAAGGGCTTGGGAAGGGGTCGAGATCCACCATCTGCTCTCCCACACGAGCGGGATTCCGGGGTTGGGGTCTCTCGAGGTCATCCTATTCAGCGCGTTCAGGGAGTACCACCACTGGCTCCCCATAGCCAGCTTCGACGACATGGCCTCCTTCTTGGACGGCGTTGACGACTGGGCCGTGTCCAGGCCGGGAGTGAAGATGCACTACCTCAACGAGGGGTTCGTCCTCCTGGGCGAGGCGATATCGAGGGCGAGCGGCCGCCGCTGGTTCGACTACCTCCGGTCTGAAATCCTGGCGCCGCTGGAAATGAAGAGGACCTTCCTCGACAAGCTGGACATCTCGGCTGACATCGACGTCGCTACCCCCTACGCCATAAGAGGCGCGAAGTTGACGCCCACCCCAGTCCCCTATGGCAGCGACGCGGCAGGGGGGATCATGAGCTGCGCCGCCGACCTTTCGAACTATGTGACCATGTTAATCAACGGCGGGGAGTTCAAAGGGAAGAGAGTGATCTCCATGGATACCCTCTCAAAGATGGAAGCGCCCTACGCGAAGTGGCCCATCGAAAACTACGGGGGCGACTCCTATGGCTACGGGCTCCTGACGATCCCGGACTTCCACGGACACAAGATCGTCCGTCATGGGGGCTCGGTGGACGTCTACACCTCAGACATGGAGTACGTCCGGGACACAGGGTCAGGAGTCGTGCTGCTGTCGAACGGCACCGGATACAGCATGGGTCTTCTTGGAATGTCCGCGGTATCCCTCCTACTGGGAGTCAACCCAGGCGAGCTGAGGGCAGTCAAGCTGGAAAGACTACTCAAGAAACTGGAGGGCCAATACATGACCTACAAGGGCACGCTCGTCGCCGAAGTGAAGAGGGTCGGGAGCTTTCTCATGCTCTCCGGGGAGGATATAGGCAACAACGTCGTACTCGTCCCTGACGGCGAGGAGGGGGACGAGGCGCGGTTCTTCACCCTCGAAGGGGCCGCGAGGATGGAGGTCGTCTTCAAATTCGACCAGCACGGGGTTGAGCTGTTCTTCGAGAGGTACAGGTACCGGAGGTCGGGTCCCATGCCGCCTCGCGTTGAGACCACGTGGCCGAGCTGA
- a CDS encoding B12-binding domain-containing radical SAM protein, with product MARFVLVSDVTLSRSYRNVPLLDFLASAPSDTIPCSLYSFLRGPPPPAVGGRAAVAPYAVRKLEAALLNDHTEAEVVVAQEEHLADFVGDDTEVIGVSTMDPLGLGPLTMSYAVFFETAAPAYVQKDFEGLVSRINAARKGKKAKLLVGGPGVWELTVRPEELERNHIDYAFQGEADDIASDLFRYVTEGGGENTEFFRGYQTFNEAFRREWEPSSRFVSRYPFSKQFPSIEEIPEIVNPTVKGMVEVMRGCGVGCDFCEVTLRPLRYYPPEKVRKEISVNARAGMGNAWLHSDEIFAYQHGRNYVPNEDALMDLLTTVMTTRGMGHTNPTHGRISIPAAYPDLMRKVSGAIRSGPDNWIGVQVGIETGSDRLAAKHMPNKTLPLKVGPDGSWSDIVWRGTYIMNKYYWRPAFTVQVGQAGETSEDNWETVALINRMSSSTLENGVPFEFTVTPMQNVPLGLLKSRDFGSVKLDPSQLAVYYAAYRHLAKMAARNASHASSETGLASRYVAGALIGVGGRVMFGLVRSVCKKGGLDIEKAAAYGLSGGPHQPLVVAK from the coding sequence ATGGCCCGGTTCGTTCTCGTCTCTGACGTCACTCTCTCCCGAAGCTACAGGAATGTCCCTCTGCTCGATTTCCTAGCGAGCGCGCCTTCCGACACCATCCCCTGTTCTCTGTACTCATTCCTTAGGGGCCCGCCCCCGCCCGCGGTAGGAGGGAGAGCGGCGGTCGCCCCCTACGCGGTCAGGAAGCTGGAGGCTGCCCTCCTGAACGACCACACAGAGGCCGAAGTGGTCGTGGCCCAGGAGGAGCACCTGGCGGATTTCGTAGGAGACGACACCGAGGTCATCGGGGTGTCCACCATGGACCCCCTCGGCCTGGGGCCCCTCACCATGTCCTACGCCGTCTTCTTCGAGACCGCGGCCCCAGCCTACGTGCAGAAAGATTTCGAGGGACTTGTGTCCCGGATCAACGCGGCGAGGAAGGGGAAGAAGGCGAAGCTGCTCGTGGGCGGCCCCGGCGTCTGGGAGCTCACGGTCAGGCCCGAAGAGCTGGAGCGGAACCACATCGACTACGCGTTTCAGGGGGAGGCGGACGACATCGCCTCAGACCTCTTCAGGTACGTGACGGAAGGCGGCGGGGAGAACACCGAATTCTTCAGAGGCTACCAGACCTTCAACGAGGCGTTCCGGAGAGAGTGGGAGCCCAGCTCGAGGTTCGTCAGCAGGTACCCGTTCTCCAAGCAGTTCCCTTCCATTGAAGAGATACCTGAAATCGTCAACCCCACGGTGAAGGGGATGGTAGAGGTCATGCGCGGGTGCGGGGTCGGGTGCGACTTCTGCGAGGTAACCCTGAGACCCCTGAGGTACTATCCTCCCGAGAAGGTGCGGAAGGAGATAAGCGTGAACGCGAGGGCGGGGATGGGGAACGCATGGCTGCACAGCGACGAGATATTCGCTTACCAGCACGGGCGGAACTACGTCCCCAACGAAGACGCCCTTATGGACCTCCTCACGACCGTGATGACGACTCGGGGGATGGGTCACACCAACCCTACCCACGGCCGGATCTCGATTCCGGCCGCTTACCCTGACCTTATGAGGAAGGTGTCAGGGGCGATCCGTTCGGGGCCCGACAACTGGATAGGCGTTCAGGTCGGGATAGAGACAGGGAGCGACAGGCTCGCCGCCAAACATATGCCCAACAAGACCTTGCCGCTGAAGGTCGGCCCCGATGGCTCGTGGTCCGACATCGTCTGGAGAGGGACCTATATCATGAACAAGTACTACTGGAGGCCCGCATTCACCGTCCAGGTGGGACAGGCTGGGGAGACCTCGGAGGATAACTGGGAGACTGTAGCTCTGATCAACAGGATGAGCAGCTCGACACTCGAAAATGGGGTGCCATTCGAGTTCACCGTCACCCCAATGCAGAATGTCCCCCTGGGGCTCCTGAAAAGCAGAGACTTCGGCTCGGTGAAACTGGACCCGTCGCAGCTGGCAGTCTATTACGCGGCCTACAGGCACCTGGCGAAGATGGCCGCGAGGAACGCTTCGCACGCTTCCAGCGAAACTGGACTTGCCTCGAGGTATGTCGCCGGCGCCCTCATCGGGGTCGGCGGGCGGGTGATGTTCGGGCTGGTACGTTCGGTGTGTAAGAAGGGCGGGCTGGACATAGAGAAGGCAGCCGCCTACGGCCTATCCGGAGGGCCGCACCAGCCTCTGGTCGTGGCGAAGTAA
- a CDS encoding HAD-IA family hydrolase yields the protein MPKTAVFFDLGGTLMVMRRDVIISSILSGCGYPATPEQVHAAYFRVEPGWLSAYGSRDATRDQVEESYRVLDSMVFDHLFPGRPRGESTHATSLMRTMWDETQRSVPLKLYPDAEPTLRRLKDEGYKLALVSNAPSDTSKTVESLGLSRYISVTVFSGAVGVSKPNPEIFRIALRKAAVEPSEALHVGDLYEADVAGARNAGVDGVLIDREGNYGATDCLKIAGLDEVFGLLG from the coding sequence TTGCCAAAGACGGCTGTCTTCTTCGACCTCGGCGGGACCCTCATGGTGATGAGGAGGGACGTGATAATCAGCTCCATCCTCTCAGGCTGCGGCTACCCCGCAACTCCGGAGCAGGTCCATGCCGCCTACTTCAGGGTCGAGCCCGGATGGCTCTCCGCTTATGGCAGTAGGGACGCGACTCGGGACCAAGTAGAAGAGTCGTACCGGGTCTTGGATTCCATGGTATTCGACCACCTTTTTCCCGGGCGCCCCAGAGGAGAGAGCACCCACGCCACATCGCTGATGAGGACCATGTGGGACGAGACGCAGCGGTCGGTGCCCCTGAAGCTGTACCCGGACGCAGAGCCTACGCTGCGCCGCCTGAAAGATGAAGGATACAAGTTGGCACTCGTATCCAATGCCCCGTCAGACACGTCGAAGACCGTCGAGTCGCTGGGGCTCTCGCGTTACATCTCGGTGACGGTGTTCTCCGGAGCGGTGGGGGTGTCGAAGCCGAATCCGGAGATATTCAGGATCGCGCTGCGAAAGGCAGCGGTCGAACCTTCGGAGGCGCTCCACGTCGGAGACCTCTACGAAGCGGACGTGGCGGGAGCAAGGAACGCCGGGGTCGACGGGGTCCTGATAGACAGGGAAGGGAACTACGGGGCGACCGACTGCCTCAAGATCGCCGGGCTCGACGAGGTCTTCGGCCTTCTGGGGTAG
- a CDS encoding extradiol ring-cleavage dioxygenase has translation MPLVYACIAPHGSEVVPALAGTKSARFSQTRAGMRKLAEEIKEARPDTVVVATPHNLRLHRHIGVVTAENSSGVLREAGREIRLRARCDVEFAERLVLTAEGQGLPVVGAAYGVNEGPLSDMAMDWGTLVPLWFLVRGTRLRSKIVIVTPSRGIPLYQDFEFGKVIARVAEAQTKRTAFIASSDQAHAHKKGGPYGYSPAAAEYDSLVVDAVRKNRLESVLEVRASLVDKAKPDSLWQMAMLAGALSVVPIEGRLHSYQVPTYFGMLCAGYPRRPKTSSSPAILRQSVAP, from the coding sequence ATGCCTTTGGTCTATGCCTGCATAGCGCCCCACGGGAGCGAAGTGGTCCCTGCACTGGCAGGGACGAAGTCCGCGCGCTTCAGTCAGACGAGAGCCGGGATGCGGAAGCTGGCGGAGGAAATCAAGGAGGCGCGCCCTGACACTGTGGTGGTGGCCACCCCCCACAACCTCAGGCTCCACAGGCACATCGGCGTGGTCACGGCAGAGAACTCCTCGGGTGTGCTGCGGGAGGCGGGCAGGGAGATCAGGCTCAGAGCCAGGTGCGACGTGGAGTTCGCGGAAAGGCTGGTCCTGACGGCCGAAGGGCAAGGGCTCCCGGTCGTGGGCGCTGCCTACGGGGTGAACGAGGGGCCACTGTCGGACATGGCCATGGACTGGGGGACCCTGGTCCCGCTCTGGTTCCTCGTCAGGGGGACCCGCCTCAGGAGCAAGATAGTGATAGTCACGCCGTCGAGAGGGATACCTCTCTACCAGGACTTCGAGTTCGGGAAAGTGATAGCGCGGGTCGCGGAAGCGCAGACGAAACGAACTGCCTTCATCGCCAGCTCAGACCAGGCGCACGCCCACAAGAAGGGAGGGCCCTACGGCTACAGCCCTGCTGCAGCGGAGTATGACAGCCTGGTGGTAGACGCGGTAAGGAAGAACAGGCTCGAGTCAGTCCTAGAGGTCAGGGCCAGCCTAGTCGACAAGGCCAAACCTGACAGCCTGTGGCAGATGGCCATGCTCGCGGGAGCGCTCTCCGTTGTCCCCATAGAGGGGAGGCTTCACTCCTACCAGGTCCCGACTTACTTCGGGATGCTCTGCGCCGGCTACCCCAGAAGGCCGAAGACCTCGTCGAGCCCGGCGATCTTGAGGCAGTCGGTCGCCCCGTAG
- a CDS encoding MBL fold metallo-hydrolase, whose amino-acid sequence MFATRVSERVYLLDTYALGVPGTVGAYLVKGPKPALVDCGYASSYASVLRGLSEVGVMPSDVRYVIPTHVHLDHAGAAGKLLREMPNAEVFAQERAVPHLVDPTRLVESSAKVFGKEMMELYGAPDPIPASRVTAVGEEASLDLGDGITATLMHAPGHAPHQISVSLDRTKVLLTADSVGIVYPGLGALIPTTPPPSFHPSELVATITRLKQTTPGELLVPHFGARKDVDWVFDRTAELVESWVGRVKEMWKQKMTLDEASEEMERTVAADAGAEGLPIYAKISVRTSTMGIMHYLEKNA is encoded by the coding sequence TTGTTCGCCACTAGGGTCTCCGAGCGGGTCTACCTTCTGGACACCTATGCGCTCGGAGTGCCCGGGACGGTCGGCGCCTACCTCGTGAAGGGACCTAAACCCGCGCTGGTGGACTGCGGGTACGCCTCTTCTTACGCGAGCGTGCTGCGCGGCCTATCAGAGGTGGGGGTCATGCCATCAGATGTGAGATATGTGATCCCGACCCACGTCCATCTCGACCACGCCGGGGCCGCAGGGAAGCTGCTCAGGGAGATGCCCAACGCCGAGGTGTTCGCGCAGGAGAGGGCAGTCCCCCATCTCGTCGACCCGACCCGCCTGGTGGAGAGCTCCGCCAAAGTCTTCGGCAAGGAGATGATGGAACTGTACGGCGCTCCCGATCCCATACCGGCCTCCAGGGTCACGGCCGTTGGAGAGGAGGCATCCCTGGACCTGGGGGACGGGATCACCGCGACCCTCATGCATGCCCCGGGGCACGCCCCCCATCAGATTTCAGTGAGCCTCGACAGGACCAAGGTTCTCCTCACCGCGGACTCGGTGGGGATTGTCTATCCTGGACTGGGGGCGCTGATCCCCACCACACCGCCTCCGAGCTTCCACCCGTCGGAGCTTGTGGCCACGATCACTAGGCTGAAGCAGACGACCCCCGGCGAACTCCTCGTCCCCCACTTTGGGGCGCGGAAGGACGTCGACTGGGTGTTCGACAGGACCGCGGAGCTGGTGGAGAGCTGGGTGGGCAGGGTGAAAGAAATGTGGAAGCAGAAGATGACGCTGGACGAGGCCTCAGAGGAGATGGAGCGGACCGTGGCGGCGGACGCGGGAGCGGAGGGACTCCCCATCTACGCGAAGATATCCGTCAGAACATCCACCATGGGCATAATGCACTATCTGGAAAAGAACGCTTGA